In one window of Miscanthus floridulus cultivar M001 chromosome 12, ASM1932011v1, whole genome shotgun sequence DNA:
- the LOC136496671 gene encoding uncharacterized protein yields MLPAVAAASPGLYHLPRYHHLGRRFHLRHHRLLPATPARPSCGATHARRLLLAGAFASGEGPSGQDVDYSAGATNSGSAYLGLFVRLLGLDNDSRDREHAVCTLYQYSLGGRKSIDEIMQFLGCIVLIISLLKSESTPACEAAAGLLRNITSVYIYRKMAGESGAMEEIISLLCKSTITPEILEQCLCTIWNFSIDENWRYKILRSDVLMKIVSYLDEEDIKVKEAAGGIISNLALSPSNHGALVEAGVIPKLVHLLQTKEDDYKIIRKEAKSSLIQLAGDDCWNYSLIIEEGLVRVPLVGSAAYKAFKPLPHSWPSFPDGSEIQRSSRPSKYGATELLLGLSVNENDTKPDEAKINAMIGRSNQQFLARVGAIELDDQGKEESGSEKNDMYTILPWVDGVARLVLILGLEDISAIKKAARALGDASINEHMRTSFKDAGAVKPLLQLLKHKDVHVREAGAYALEKLSVSATVCRNIKTEGGLGLLVNIVKDQDTPVELLEKIIYILSRMFDMAICMVATPDTEGDKDSGNNAIPQTSVNQEMASELIFDFDAISRLTKVLKEASPRLQARVCCVLDHVAASEQHATAMIAACTGSVIEAILEIGVIHGTRSDSENFDETPSAVIKELSEAVSAAVRLLTKLLNFDLFIRSINSEKITSLLRRMLKSSFPLQSKDCLAACLLKLESRAGLSGDHGVSNIDMEITIYQTIPRLVEQMMNSLKFENKRSAVIELNKIISGGVLEYTRALADAGGIFPLVKMLEEGDGDALEAVLAILYNLSMDPENHPAIIAAGAVPLLKRIVLMEGPQWSSAIQLLRTLPV; encoded by the exons ATGCTGCCGGCGGTCGCCGCCGCATCCCCCGGCCTCTACCATCTGCCGCGCTACCACCACCTTGGCCGTCGCTTTCacctccgccaccaccgccttCTACCTGCTACTCCGGCCAGGCCCTCGTGTGGCGCCACCCACGCCCGCCGCCTTCTCCTTGCCGGCGCGTTCGCCTCCGGAGAGGGTCCTTCAGGACAG GATGTTGACTACTCTGCTGGCGCCACAAATTCTGGGTCTGCATACCTTGGTCTCTTCGTTCGATTGCTTGGCTTGGACAATGACTCACGTGATAGGGAGCATGCTGTTTGCACACTCTACCAATACTCCCTTGGTGGAAGGAAGAGCATCGATGAGATAATGCAATTCCTTGGCTGCATTGTTCTCATCATTAGCCTCCTGAAATCAGAGTCCACTCCTGCCTGTGAAGCAGCTGCAGGTCTTCTGCGTAACATTACATCAGTTTACATATATAGGAAGATGGCTGGTGAGAGTGGAGCAATGGAAGAAATCATTAGTCTTCTCTGTAAATCTACAATAACCCCTGAG ATTCTAGAGCAGTGTTTGTGTACCATTTGGAACTTTTCTATTGATGAAAATTGGAGGTACAAGATTCTGAGGAGCGATGTCCTAATGAAGATTGTTAGCTACCTAGATGAAGAAGACATAAAAGTCAAAGAGGCCGCTGGTGGTATCATATCAAACTTAGCTTTGAGTCCCTCTAATCATGGAGCTTTGGTTGAAGCAGGCGTCATCCCAAAATTG GTTCATCTTTTGCAAACCAAAGAAGATGACTATAAGATTATTAGAAAGGAAGCTAAAAGTTCACTAATACAGCTGGCTGGTGATGATTGTTGGAACTACAGCCTTATAATAGAGGAGGGTCTAGTCCGGGTTCCTTTGGTTGGCTCAGCTGCATATAAAGCTTTTAAACCTCTCCCTCATTCATGGCCCTCTTTTCCTGATGGCTCTGAGATTCAGCGGAGTTCTCGTCCCTCAAAATACGGTGCCACTGAACTGCTCCTTGGCCTGAGTGTCAATGAGAATGATACAAAACCAGATGAAGCTAAAATTAATGCTATGATAGGACGTTCTAATCAGCAATTCCTTGCACGTGTTGGAGCTATTGAGTTGGATGATCAAGGAAAAGAGGAATCTGGATCTGAAAAGAACGACATGTATACCATTTTGCCATGGGTAGATGGTGTTGCACGGTTAGTTTTAATCCTTGGACTAGAAGATATCTCTGCAATCAAAAAGGCTGCTAGAGCATTGGGTGACGCATCAATAAATGAACATATGCGCACCTCATTCAAGGATGCTGGGGCCGTTAAACCTCTACTTCAGTTGCTCAAGCACAAAGATGTACATGTTAGAGAAGCTGGTGCTTATGCGTTGGAAAAATTAAGTGTCAG TGCCACAGTCTGTCGGAATATCAAAACAGAAGGTGGATTAGGATTGCTTGTAAATATAgtcaaggatcaagataccccAGTAGAACTACTAGAGAAG ATAATTTATATACTTTCTCGAATGTTTGACATGGCGATTTGCATGGTTGCTACA CCGGATACTGAAGGTGATAAGGATAGTGGAAACAATGCAATTCCCCAGACATCTGTTAACCAAGAGATGGCCAG CGAGTTGATCTTCGATTTTGATGCTATCTCGCGCTTAACGAAAGttctgaaggaagcatcgccaaggttGCAAGCAAGAGTCTGTTGTGTACTAGACCATGTAGCAGCTTCGGAGCAACATGCCACTGCAATGATTGCTGCTTGCACTGGTTCAGTAATCGAAGCTATTCTTGAAATAGGGGTTATTCATG GGACCAGAAGTGACTCTGAAAACTTTGATGAAACTCCTAGTGCAGTCATCAAAGAACTCAGTGAGGCTGTGTCTGCAGCTGTGAGGTTACTCACAAAGTTATTGAACTTTGATCTTTTCATCCGCAGCATAAACAGTGAAAAAATCACTTCTCTGCTAAGAAGAATGCTCAAGTCAAGTTTCCCCCTTCAGTCAAAGGATTGTCTTGCAGCATGCCTCCTTAAGCTAGAATCCAGAGCTGGCTTATCAGGAGATCATGGTGTCAGTAATATAGATATGGAGATAACTATCTATCAGACTATTCCAAGGCTAGTTGAGCAAATGATGAACTCACTTAAATTTGAAAATAAGAGAAGTGCTGTAATAGAGCTGAACAAGATAATATCTGGTGGTGTGCTGGAATATACAAGAGCATTGGCTGATGCTGGAGGCATATTTCCACTGGTCAAAATGCTTGAAGAGGGGGATGGAGATGCACTGGAAGCTGTCTTAGCTATCTTGTATAATCTGAGCATGGATCCAGAGAATCACCCAGCAATAATTGCTGCTGGAGCAGTGCCCCTGTTGAAGCGGATTGTTCTTATGGAGGGCCCACAATGGAGTAGTGCTATTCAGTTGTTGAGAACATTGCCTGTATGA